A genome region from Nicotiana tabacum cultivar K326 chromosome 13, ASM71507v2, whole genome shotgun sequence includes the following:
- the LOC107832477 gene encoding nudix hydrolase 10 isoform X1, protein MIVKEEEMANLLESNGAVEKEINGVFEADEDTYDGVKVQINELMDSNHFVTMLRASISQWRKQGKRGVWIKLPIEHANLVNAAVKQGFWYHHAEPTYLMLVYWIPEIPHIIPANASHRIGIGALVMNDNGEVLVVQERNGAFKGTEVWKMPTGVVDEVNNDISNPLSYWFLINCNKIFTKSNSFKQQGEDICDAAVREVQEETGIKAEFLELLAFRQSHKSFFGKSDLFFVCMLKPLSYKIQKQDSEIKGAQWMHMEEYAAQPFVKKHEMFNKIAEICLAKKKNKYNGFSKELMTSAFSAKKSYLYFNQ, encoded by the exons ATGATTGTTAAGGAGGAAGAGATGGCGAATCTGTTAGAAAGTAATGGAGCTGTCGAGAAAGAAATTAATGGAGTTTTTGAGGCAGATGAAGATACATATGACGGTGTGAAGGTGCAAATCAATGAGCTAATGGATTCTAACCACTTCGTTACTATGCTTAGAGCTTCAATATCACAATGGAGAAAACAG GGAAAAAGGGGTGTTTGGATTAAATTGCCTATAGAACATGCCAACCTAGTTAATGCTGCAGTCAAG CAAGGATTTTGGTATCACCACGCAGAGCCAACATATTTGATGCTTGTATATTGGATTCCTGAAATTCCACATATTATTCCTGCAAATGCTTCTCACAGAATTGGTATTGGAGCTCTTGTCATGAATGATAATGGAGAG GTACTAGTAGTCCAGGAAAGAAATGGGGCATTCAAGGGAACAGAGGTTTGGAAAATGCCTACAGGTGTTGTTGATGAGGTGAATAACGATATTTCGAATCCTCTTTCCTATTGGTTTTTAATAAATTgcaacaaaattttcacaaaatcaAACTCTTTCAAACAACAGGGGGAAGATATATGTGATGCTGCTGTAAGAGAAGTGCAAGAAGAAACCGGA ATCAAAGCAGAATTTCTAGAGCTACTTGCATTCAG GCAAAGCCATAAATCATTCTTCGGGAAGTCCGATTTGTTCTTTGTTTGCATGTTGAAACCACTCTCTTATAAGATCCAGAAGCAAGATTCTGAAATTAAGGGAGCACAG TGGATGCATATGGAGGAATATGCAGCTCAACCTTTTGTAAAGAAGCATGAGATGTTCAATAAAATAGCAGAGATTTGCTTAGCtaaaaagaagaacaaatacaACGGCTTCTCCAAAGAGCTCATGACTTCTGCATTTTCTGCAAAAAAGAGTTATCTATACTTCAACCAATAG
- the LOC107832477 gene encoding nudix hydrolase 10 isoform X2, whose product MIVKEEEMANLLESNGAVEKEINGVFEADEDTYDGVKVQINELMDSNHFVTMLRASISQWRKQGKRGVWIKLPIEHANLVNAAVKQGFWYHHAEPTYLMLVYWIPEIPHIIPANASHRIGIGALVMNDNGEVLVVQERNGAFKGTEVWKMPTGVVDEGEDICDAAVREVQEETGIKAEFLELLAFRQSHKSFFGKSDLFFVCMLKPLSYKIQKQDSEIKGAQWMHMEEYAAQPFVKKHEMFNKIAEICLAKKKNKYNGFSKELMTSAFSAKKSYLYFNQ is encoded by the exons ATGATTGTTAAGGAGGAAGAGATGGCGAATCTGTTAGAAAGTAATGGAGCTGTCGAGAAAGAAATTAATGGAGTTTTTGAGGCAGATGAAGATACATATGACGGTGTGAAGGTGCAAATCAATGAGCTAATGGATTCTAACCACTTCGTTACTATGCTTAGAGCTTCAATATCACAATGGAGAAAACAG GGAAAAAGGGGTGTTTGGATTAAATTGCCTATAGAACATGCCAACCTAGTTAATGCTGCAGTCAAG CAAGGATTTTGGTATCACCACGCAGAGCCAACATATTTGATGCTTGTATATTGGATTCCTGAAATTCCACATATTATTCCTGCAAATGCTTCTCACAGAATTGGTATTGGAGCTCTTGTCATGAATGATAATGGAGAG GTACTAGTAGTCCAGGAAAGAAATGGGGCATTCAAGGGAACAGAGGTTTGGAAAATGCCTACAGGTGTTGTTGATGAG GGGGAAGATATATGTGATGCTGCTGTAAGAGAAGTGCAAGAAGAAACCGGA ATCAAAGCAGAATTTCTAGAGCTACTTGCATTCAG GCAAAGCCATAAATCATTCTTCGGGAAGTCCGATTTGTTCTTTGTTTGCATGTTGAAACCACTCTCTTATAAGATCCAGAAGCAAGATTCTGAAATTAAGGGAGCACAG TGGATGCATATGGAGGAATATGCAGCTCAACCTTTTGTAAAGAAGCATGAGATGTTCAATAAAATAGCAGAGATTTGCTTAGCtaaaaagaagaacaaatacaACGGCTTCTCCAAAGAGCTCATGACTTCTGCATTTTCTGCAAAAAAGAGTTATCTATACTTCAACCAATAG